From a single Nostoc sp. MS1 genomic region:
- a CDS encoding VOC family protein, which translates to MTINYTTALITLATVNIDKLVNFYTNILGQQPINNIPNVYAEFNLAGMRLGIFKPKQTHEYEFQNAAKSKVSLCLEVSNLESAIAHITNLGYPPPGEIAIASHGREIYAYDPDGNRLILHQASTDNNYEGKKQEPGEE; encoded by the coding sequence ATGACTATTAACTACACAACCGCATTGATAACTCTGGCAACAGTCAATATTGATAAATTGGTAAATTTTTATACTAACATTTTAGGACAACAGCCAATAAATAATATCCCGAATGTGTATGCTGAGTTTAATCTTGCTGGGATGCGGTTAGGAATTTTTAAACCTAAACAAACTCACGAATATGAATTTCAAAATGCGGCTAAAAGTAAGGTAAGTTTATGTTTAGAGGTAAGTAACTTAGAAAGTGCGATCGCACATATTACGAATTTAGGTTATCCCCCACCAGGAGAAATTGCGATCGCCTCCCACGGTAGAGAAATTTATGCCTACGACCCAGACGGCAACCGTCTGATTTTACATCAAGCTAGTACAGATAATAATTACGAAGGCAAGAAGCAGGAGCCAGGAGAAGAGTAA
- the ylqF gene encoding ribosome biogenesis GTPase YlqF yields the protein MGLTDNYKLNLIQWYPGHIAKAEKNLKEQLSRVDVVFEVRDARIPLATHHPQIDEWVGSKTRILVINRLDMIPAPVRSQWVNYFQNRDETPLFTNAQHGQGVVAVAKAAQAAGVELNQRRRDRGMLPRPVRAVVIGFPNVGKSALINRLLNKRVVESAARPGVTRQLRWVRISDQLELLDAPGVIPGRLGNQEAAVKLAICDDIGQAAYDNQLVAAAMVDLLTSLEEQAGELLPKSPLYSRYELDPIPHTGVGYLHALAEHRFKGDVERTARQLLTDYRKGLLGTLPLELPPK from the coding sequence ATGGGCTTAACTGATAACTACAAATTAAACTTAATTCAATGGTATCCGGGGCATATTGCCAAGGCGGAAAAGAATCTCAAGGAACAGCTATCGCGGGTAGATGTGGTATTTGAGGTTAGGGACGCACGGATTCCTTTGGCTACTCATCATCCACAAATAGATGAGTGGGTGGGAAGTAAGACGCGAATTTTGGTAATCAATCGCTTGGATATGATACCTGCACCAGTGCGATCGCAGTGGGTAAATTATTTTCAAAACCGTGACGAAACACCCCTCTTTACCAATGCACAACATGGTCAAGGTGTAGTGGCGGTGGCAAAAGCTGCGCAAGCTGCTGGTGTAGAATTAAATCAAAGAAGACGCGATCGGGGAATGTTACCTCGTCCGGTGCGTGCTGTGGTGATTGGCTTTCCTAACGTTGGCAAATCAGCTTTGATTAATCGCTTGTTAAATAAGCGAGTCGTAGAAAGTGCTGCCCGTCCTGGGGTGACACGTCAGCTACGTTGGGTAAGAATTTCTGACCAGTTGGAACTATTAGATGCTCCCGGTGTAATTCCTGGTAGGTTAGGCAATCAAGAAGCAGCCGTCAAACTAGCCATTTGTGATGATATTGGTCAAGCAGCTTACGACAACCAGCTAGTAGCAGCAGCAATGGTAGATTTACTCACTTCTCTTGAAGAACAAGCTGGTGAGTTACTACCAAAATCGCCTCTATACTCACGTTATGAACTTGACCCTATACCCCACACAGGAGTAGGTTATTTACACGCCTTAGCAGAACATCGTTTCAAGGGTGATGTAGAAAGAACTGCTAGGCAATTGTTAACAGATTATCGCAAAGGTTTATTAGGAACCCTGCCTTTAGAGTTACCACCGAAGTAA